Proteins encoded by one window of Cannabis sativa cultivar Pink pepper isolate KNU-18-1 chromosome 4, ASM2916894v1, whole genome shotgun sequence:
- the LOC115714540 gene encoding glycosyl hydrolase 5 family protein-like: MKIATYSLLSVLTLIAFFFLVSQPVPVTGRTLTTNSRWIVDEMSGKRVKLTCVNWVSHLEPVLAEGLNKQPLDSIVGQISSLGFNCVRLTWPVYLATNNSLASLTVRQSFQRYGLYDDIAGIEANNPSMIDLPLIKAYQVVVGALRKGKVMVILDNHVSKPSWCCNNQTDGNGFFGEKYFDAEMWIKGLTRMAKLFKHDHNVIGMSLRNELRGLKQNEDDWYKYMQRGAEAVHKANPRVLVIISGLNFDTHLSFLHDRPFALTFSGKLVFEAHWYSFSDKDAWANQNANKVCGVLAANMKRQSGFLVERGFPLFLSEFGVDQRGLKENDNRCLNCILAVAAELDLDWALWTLAGSYYYKSGIVGLDEVYSVLNYDFDGVRNQTMLNKMTSIRYPFQGPGISTGLPHKVIFHPATGQCIVRKSQSGPLALGPCSSSDAWHFSRNKKTLMIRGTHFCLRAAETGQPAQLSKDCTDFDSKWKPMSESNLQLSTKTAKNDIVCLDVNSENEIVLNPCYCVSEDSSCDPSRQWFKFVHSTRKPQLGFS, translated from the exons atGAAGATAGCAACATATTCTCTTCTCTCAGTTTTAACACTCATCGCATTCTTCTTCCTCGTATCCCAACCCGTGCCGGTGACTGGTCGGACACTGACCACAAATTCTAGATGGATTGTGGACGAGATGAGCGGAAAGAGAGTGAAACTGACCTGTGTGAATTGGGTTTCTCATCTAGAGCCTGTACTGGCCGAAGGACTCAACAAGCAGCCTTTAGATTCCATTGTAGGCCAAATCTCGTCATTGGGTTTTAACTGTGTTCGTCTCACTTGGCCAGTCTACTTGGCCACCAATAACTCACTTGCTTCTCTCACTGTTCGTCAGTCCTTTCAAAGATATGGTCTTTATGATGATATTGCTGGTATTGAGGCCAATAATCCTTCAATGATCGATCTTCCTCTCATCAAAGCCTACCAG GTAGTGGTTGGTGCGCTTAGAAAAGGGAAAGTGATGGTGATACTGGACAATCATGTAAGCAAACCGAGTTGGTGTTGCAACAATCAAACAGACGGGAATGGGTTCTTTGGGGAAAAGTACTTCGACGCAGAGATGTGGATCAAAGGGCTTACTCGAATGGCCAAGCTCTTCAAGCATGATCACAATGTCATCGGCATGAGCTTAAGGAACGAGCTCCGTGGCCTCAAGCAGAATGAAGACGATTGGTACAA gtACATGCAAAGAGGAGCCGAAGCAGTTCATAAAGCAAACCCAAGAGTTCTTGTTATTATCTCTGGTTTAAATTTCGATACTCACCTCTCATTCTTACACGACCGACCATTTGCACTAACATTTTCTGGGAAACTAGTATTCGAAGCACACTGGTATTCCTTTTCGGACAAAGATGCATGGGCAAATCAGAATGCAAACAAAGTGTGTGGTGTGTTGGCTGCTAACATGAAGAGACAATCAGGTTTTTTGGTTGAGAGAGGATTTCCTCTGTTTTTGAGTGAGTTTGGAGTGGACCAAAGGGGACTCAAAGAGAATGACAACAGGTGCTTAAATTGCATTTTAGCTGTAGCAGCTGAACTTGACTTGGATTGGGCTTTGTGGACTTTGGCTGGTAGTTACTACTACAAATCAGGTATTGTTGGGTTGGATGAGGTTTACTCAGTTTTGAACTATGATTTTGATGGAGTTCGAAATCAAACTATGCTAAACAAGATGACTTCAATTCGATACCCTTTTCAAG GGCCAGGAATATCAACAGGTCTTCCACACAAAGTAATTTTCCACCCTGCAACTGGTCAATGTATTGTAAGGAAATCTCAATCTGGTCCATTGGCATTAGGCCCTTGCTCAAGCTCAGATGCATGGCATTTTTCACGTAACAAGAAGACATTGATGATTAGAGGAACACACTTTTGCTTAAGAGCAGCAGAAACAGGCCAACCAGCCCAacttagcaaagattgcactgaCTTTGATTCCAAATGGAAGCCCATGTCAGAATCCAACTTGCAACTATCCACTAAAACTGCCAAAAACGACATCGTTTGCCTAGACGTTAACTCTGAGAATGAGATTGTATTGAACCCTTGTTATTGCGTGAGTGAAGATAGTTCGTGCGACCCTTCAAGGCAATGGTTCAAGTTTGTTCACAGCACAAGAAAACCCCAGTTaggattttcttaa